From a region of the Salarias fasciatus chromosome 6, fSalaFa1.1, whole genome shotgun sequence genome:
- the LOC115390085 gene encoding max dimerization protein 4-like isoform X1 yields the protein MAIYEERRRFLPRKDTWMKLLSACLCLPRRLLVGRVLTHPLVCVLCRRAKLRLYLEQLKKLVPLGPDSTRHTTLSLLKRAKMHIKKLEEQDRKALNVKEQLQREHRYLKRRLEQLSVSGSVERIRTDSMGSTISTDSEQGVEVDIEGMEFTPGEADSVDSISDGEEEEEEEEEEEEEDHYSLQSSSSDTSYTATHSHRLQPHHC from the exons ATGGCCATATATGAAGAGCGGCGTAGGTTCCTGCCCCGCAAAGACACGTGGATGAAGCTCCTCTCGGCCTGTTTGTGTCTTCCTCGCCGGCTTCTGGTGGGACGCGTGCTGACTCATCCTCTTGTTTGTGTGCTTTGCAGACGTGCCAAACTACGGCTCTACTTGGAGCAGTTGAAGAAGCTGGTGCCTTTGGGTCCAGACAGCACGAGACACACCACTCTGAGCCTGCTGAAAAGGGCCAAGATGCACATCAAG aagctggaggagcaggacaggAAGGCTCTAAATGTGAAGGAGCAGCTTCAGAGAGAGCACCGCTACCTCAAACGCCGACTGGAGCAGCTCTCCGTCTCGGGATCCGTGGAGCGCATCCGCACCGACAGCATGGGCTCCACCATCTCCACCGACTCGGAGCAAG GCGTGG AGGTGGATATCGAGGGTATGGAGTTCACCCCCGGAGAGGCAGACAGCGTGGACAGCATCAgcgacggcgaggaggaggaagaggaggaggaggaggaggaggaggaggaccactacagcctccagagcagctccagcgaCACCAGCTACACGGCCACACATTCCCACAGACTGCAGCCGCACCACTGTTAA
- the LOC115390085 gene encoding max dimerization protein 4-like isoform X2: MAIYEERRRFLPRKDTWMKLLSACLCLPRRLLVGRVLTHPLVCVLCRRAKLRLYLEQLKKLVPLGPDSTRHTTLSLLKRAKMHIKKLEEQDRKALNVKEQLQREHRYLKRRLEQLSVSGSVERIRTDSMGSTISTDSEQEVDIEGMEFTPGEADSVDSISDGEEEEEEEEEEEEEDHYSLQSSSSDTSYTATHSHRLQPHHC, encoded by the exons ATGGCCATATATGAAGAGCGGCGTAGGTTCCTGCCCCGCAAAGACACGTGGATGAAGCTCCTCTCGGCCTGTTTGTGTCTTCCTCGCCGGCTTCTGGTGGGACGCGTGCTGACTCATCCTCTTGTTTGTGTGCTTTGCAGACGTGCCAAACTACGGCTCTACTTGGAGCAGTTGAAGAAGCTGGTGCCTTTGGGTCCAGACAGCACGAGACACACCACTCTGAGCCTGCTGAAAAGGGCCAAGATGCACATCAAG aagctggaggagcaggacaggAAGGCTCTAAATGTGAAGGAGCAGCTTCAGAGAGAGCACCGCTACCTCAAACGCCGACTGGAGCAGCTCTCCGTCTCGGGATCCGTGGAGCGCATCCGCACCGACAGCATGGGCTCCACCATCTCCACCGACTCGGAGCAAG AGGTGGATATCGAGGGTATGGAGTTCACCCCCGGAGAGGCAGACAGCGTGGACAGCATCAgcgacggcgaggaggaggaagaggaggaggaggaggaggaggaggaggaccactacagcctccagagcagctccagcgaCACCAGCTACACGGCCACACATTCCCACAGACTGCAGCCGCACCACTGTTAA
- the LOC115390084 gene encoding PRELI domain-containing protein 1, mitochondrial-like, which produces MVKYFCSSTDIRSAWDHVVSAFWQRYPNPFSTHVLTEDVVYREVTADHRLLSRRLLMKTNRLPRWAERFFPSGMARSVYIIEDSIVDPVNRSLTTYTCNLNHTTLMSVEERCVFQDSAEQPGTTLLKREAWISSGIYGFSKPIQEFGLARFKSNQVKAMKGLEYAVSNLQGEAPQRLLRDTVKDASEKAKEAAKSLASAAAGPQKPRQYV; this is translated from the exons ATGGTCAAATATTTCTGTAGCAGCACAGACATCAGGAGCGCCTGGGACCACGTCGTCTCTGCTTTTTGGCAGAGGTACCCCAACCCATTCAG CACCCATGTTCTCACCGAGGACGTGGTTTACCGGGAGGTAACCGCGgaccaccggctcctctccagACGCCTCCTGATGAAGACGAACCGGCTGCCCCGCTGGGCGGAGCGATTCTTTCCCTCCGGCATGGCCCGCTCAGTCTACATCATCGAGGACTCCATCGTGGACCCCGTCAACCGGAGCCTGACCACCTACACCTGCAACCTCAACCACACTACTCTCATG TCTGTCGAGGAGCGCTGTGTTTTCCAAGACTCGGCGGAGCAGCCAGGAACGACCCTCCTGAAACGGGAGGCCTGGATCTCCTCGGGCATTTATGGCTTCTCCAAACCGATCCAG GAGTTCGGATTGGCTCGCTTCAAGAGCAACCAGGTGAAGGCCATGAAGGGCCTGGAATACGCCGTGTCCAACTTACAGG GAGAGGCGCCCCAGCGGCTGCTCAGGGACACCGTGAAGGACGCGTCGGAGAAGGCCAAGGAGGCGGCCAAGAGCCTGGCTTCGGCCGCCGCCGGCCCACAGAAGCCCCGGCAGTACGTGTGA